The Syntrophorhabdus sp. genomic sequence GCGCCGGTATCTCCTCCGTGCCTATCTCCAAAAGCAGAAATTCGCTCATGATGTTATTTCCTTGCCCCTCTCCCGCCGCCCCCAAGCGGAGTGACCCGCTATCGCTTGAGCAGGGGGAAACCGAGTTCTTCACGCTTCTGCACGTATAGTTCCGCGCACATCTTCGCGAGGTTCCTCACCCGCGCGATGTAGTTGGCGCGTTCCGTCACGCTGATGGCTCCGCGGGCGTCGAGAAGGTTGAAGACATGCGAGCATTTCAGGCAAAAATCGTAGGCCGGGTAGATGAGCCCCCGGTTCTTGACGAGCTTTTCACCTTCCCCTTCAAAGGTGTCGAAAAGGGTTCTGAGCATGACGGGGTCCGATTCCTCGAAGTTGTAGATGGAGAATTCCCTTTCGGGATCGAGGAAGACATCGCCGTAGAGGACGTTCTCGTTCCACCTGATGTCATAGACGTTGTCCACGTCCTGGAGGTACATGGCGATGCGCTCGGTGCCGTAGGTGATCTCGACGCACACAGGCGACAGGGTTATACCGCCAGCCTGCTGGAAA encodes the following:
- a CDS encoding glycine--tRNA ligase subunit alpha, translating into MYFQDLIFALQKFWADRGCIVQQPYDMEVGAGTFHPATLLRCLGPEPWNTAYIQPSRRPADGRYGENPNRLQHYYQFQVVMKPSPKDIQNIYIDSLKSFGIDTDYHDIRFVEDDWESPTLGAWGLGWEVWLDGMEITQFTYFQQAGGITLSPVCVEITYGTERIAMYLQDVDNVYDIRWNENVLYGDVFLDPEREFSIYNFEESDPVMLRTLFDTFEGEGEKLVKNRGLIYPAYDFCLKCSHVFNLLDARGAISVTERANYIARVRNLAKMCAELYVQKREELGFPLLKR